The following is a genomic window from Microvirga ossetica.
TCAACACCAAGATGACGCGCCTGCGCGGGCGGAGCCGCAGGGGCCAGCGCCTACGCATGAAAGCTCCCTTTGGACACTGGAAAACCCATACCTTTCTGGCTGGGCTACGGTGCAACGAGTTGTGCGCGCCGTGGATCATCGATGGCCCGATCACCCGGTTGGCGTTCGAGGCTTACATTGAGACGCAGCTCGCGCCGACGCTGCGCAAAGGCGATGTGGTGATTCTCGACAACCTGGCTGTCCACAAGAGCGAGAAGGCCGCTCAGTGTCTGAAGCAACGCGGAGCCTGGTTCCTGTTTTTACCTGCTTATTCGCCTGATCTTAATCCAATTGAACAGGCCTTTGCCAAGATCAAAGCGCACTTGCGCAAGGCCGAGGCCCGAACGTTCGACGCGCTCTGGCGAGCGCTCGGTGAGATCTGCAACCTGTTCGAACCACAAGAGTGCTGGAACTACCTTAAGGCTGCCGGATATGCGTCCGTTTAACCGTCCGATGCTCTAGGGATTGAGCTGGAAAAACACAGGGTAAAATTATCGCACAAAATTTACAGTATTGAGCCTTGGCTTCCGCATGCAACCATTCCTATGTTGCGCGCAACAAAGTTGCTGCGTCGGAAGTACAGTATTGAGCCTGCCGCTGTAGATGTTTGATCCCAGGGTTTGATGGTGCATTCTTATCGCCGGAATGGAGGGATGCGCTTCTCTATTCGGCCCCTCCAAGTCAAGCGCTTTTAAGGCATCGGCCATCCCACCTCCAGGCAGTCGTCTCTCGCAGGGCCTTGCTTCTCTCCGGGATCGGCACATTTGCCCTCCCACCATGGGATTCGTAGGATGAGGTGGCTCAATCTATGGGGCGTTCTGGCCGCGGCAGCGCGGCCGATACAAGCGCATCCACGAGCTCGCCTGATCCATCGTCCTGCGAAGGACGTCTTTCTTCCGCCTTCTGGCGGAATTCGAGTTATCTCATTGCCCGTTCCGGTATGGCATCTTAGACAGCTGCGGGTATGCTTTCCCTCGTCCAGCGGAATACGGTGCCATCGCTCCAGATGCGGTGCATGATCACGCCCAGACGCCGGGCCAGCGCAACAATGGCTTTTCGCCCACCACGCCGTTTGGCGATATTCATCGCCCATGCTTTCAACCACGACCACTTCACGTGAACATTCGTCAGCATGACTTGAGCGGCTTCGTACAACAGCGTTCGCATCATGCCATCCCCGCAGAGGGAGACGCGGCCGATCCGGTTGCTCTCACCCGACTGATGAAGCACCGGCGTTAACCCCAGGGAGGCACCCACGGCTTTGGAGTTCCGGAAGCGAGCCGGAACGTCGATAGTACTGGCATAGGCTAAAGCGACAACGGGACCGACCCCTGGAATGGTCATCAGGCGTCGACAAACACCGTCGTCGCGGACAATCGATAGCAGCTTTCGATGAAGACGCTCGAACTCCTCTCGAAGCTTTCGCCGGCTGGCCAGCAGCGGCTCTATGATCTCTGCCAGGTCAGGCAGACAGTCAAGGAGTTCGCGAATGCGGATGTCGAATTTGGCTGCGCCAACGATGCCGACTTTGAGGCCGAAGTTGCGCAGCAGGCCGCGAATATCATTCTCAAATGCAATCGCCTTCTCCTGCAGCAACTTGCGGGCGGTCAGGAGGGCGCGCCGCTTTTGGCTGGTCAGGGTTTTTACATGAACCGGTCGGAACAGATTCACCCGCATCATCTGCGCAATGCCACGTGCGTCGTTGCGGTCACTCTTGTTCACCTGTGCCTTGAGGAATGCCTTCGTATGGCGGGTCTCGATGCAGACGATAGGCAGACCGGCTTCTGCAAGCCCACTGAACAGCCATTGCGACAAAGGGCCAGCCTCAAGGCCGATCCGCTCGAGCCGCCAAGCAGGATCGTGGAGGACTTGCGCGAGATCGTCTGGGTGGCTCGGCACCTTTGTCTCGCGACAGATCCTACCCGTTTCATCCACAATGCACACCGACGTCTCTTTCACCGAGACGTCCAGTCCAGCATAGTGCTTCATGCTAGGCTTCCTTTCCTGATGCTTGTGCTTGATCCAACAGACCAGGTTTCATCATCGTCCCGCGGCGCGCGCCTTTCTAGCCCAAGCCATGGGATGGCAGGCCGAATACTCCATCTATGGGCCAGGTTCTCCATGGGAGCGCCACAACGCTCGATCCAGTCCGTCGAGCAATACAAAATAGTCAAGCGAGCCTGAGGGCCCTGGCCGAGCGCCATGGCATCAACCCGAAGACGGTCGCC
Proteins encoded in this region:
- a CDS encoding IS110 family transposase encodes the protein MKHYAGLDVSVKETSVCIVDETGRICRETKVPSHPDDLAQVLHDPAWRLERIGLEAGPLSQWLFSGLAEAGLPIVCIETRHTKAFLKAQVNKSDRNDARGIAQMMRVNLFRPVHVKTLTSQKRRALLTARKLLQEKAIAFENDIRGLLRNFGLKVGIVGAAKFDIRIRELLDCLPDLAEIIEPLLASRRKLREEFERLHRKLLSIVRDDGVCRRLMTIPGVGPVVALAYASTIDVPARFRNSKAVGASLGLTPVLHQSGESNRIGRVSLCGDGMMRTLLYEAAQVMLTNVHVKWSWLKAWAMNIAKRRGGRKAIVALARRLGVIMHRIWSDGTVFRWTRESIPAAV